The genomic interval GACGGCCGTGACGGGTGCCTGTATCCGCCAGTCGGGCTCTTCCTCGGTCACGTTGATGAAGTACCGGTAGCCGCCGCACACGTCGTGCCGGAAGAGGCGGCCCATGAACGCGGTGTAGCGGTGGTCCAGGCCGTCCAGTTCGCCGTACCCGGTCTCCTCGACCATGTAGGAGATGATCTGGTCGTCGGACCAGGTCTCGATCATGTCGATCGACTCCTGCATGTCCTGGGCGGGCGGCAGCAGCTTGGACCCGATGAACACGTGCCGCAGGTCGAAGCCCCGGTCCTCCAGGACGCGGGCCAGCTCCACGGTGACGGCCGCGCCGCCGCAGTGTCCCCACAGGATCAGCGGCAGGTCGGCCTTGTGCTCGATCTCGTCGGCGGTGCGTGCCGCCGTCTCCAGCACGTCGGTGAACTCGCCGGGGCTGCTCGGGTCGTGCCCGGGGGGCTCCAGGCCGTACACGACCAGCGACGGGTCCAGCTTCTCGATCTGCTCGGCGAGCGGCTTGAAGTTCACCGGGTGCCCACAGGGGTAGGGCACGCACACCACGGCCGCCCTGGCACCCTCGGCCTTCGAGCTGAGCAGGTGCAGCAGTTCCTCCGGTGCCTCCTCCTGACCGCGTGCCTCGACGAGCGCCGCGAGTTCGGCGAGCCGGGAGACGCGGGTGAGGTCGGAGAGGGTGACCAGGCCGTCCAGTTCCAGGACGACCCGCAGTGCGGACAGCGAGTTGCCGCCGAGCGCGAAGAAGTCGTCGTCCACGCCGATGTCCTGGGCGGTGAGGCCGAGCACGCCCTGCCAGGCCGTACGGATCCGGGAGACGGTGGCCTCGGAGGCCGCGCCCGCAGTGCCCGTCACGACCGTCGCGGGCTCGTCCTGCCTGGTACGGCCGAGCAGCGCCAGGTCCTCGTCGGCCAGCAACTGCCGGGCCTGGTGCGGGGCGTCGGGTTCGCTCGCCATCAGCTCCAGTACGCGCACGAAGTAGCCGCCGATGCGGTCGATCTGCTCCTCGTCGTAGAGGTGCGTGTGGTAGTGCAGGCACAGCTGCACCTCGTCGTCGAAGAAGTGCCGGGAGAACTCCGTACGGAAGGGGAACTCCGTCTCGGAGTCGACCCGCATGTCCAGCAGCGAGAACTCGGGCAGTTCCTGGAGGTCCTTCAGCAGGTAGAAGTGCGTGAAGTTGAACGTCGTCTCGAACAGGGTGCGCTGGGTGGCGAGGTCCTGCTTCATCTTCGCCATCGGGTAGCGGCGGTGCGGCAGGAGGTCCAGCTCGGCGCGGTAGACCCGGCGGATGAGGTCCGCCCAGCTGCCGCCGCTCAGGTCGATCTGGAACGGCACGGAGTTGAGGTGCAGGCCCAGTGTCGTCTCCGCGCCCGGCAGCTCGGGGCGGCCGCTGTGCTCGTAGCCGGTCATCACCCGGTCCTGGCCACAGACCAGTCCCAGCACCTTCATGTGTGCGGCCAGCAGCACGTCCTTGAACGGCACCGACAGGGCGTCGGCCGTCGCCAGCACGCGCTCGGTCAGCCCGGCCGGGAGCGGTACGTCGCGCAGGACGACCTTGAAGTCGTCGGTGGCCACCGCGCCGGGCTTCGGCGGCACGTCGGCCGGGCTCGCGTCCTCCAGCACGTCCAGCCAGAACTCCCGGGAGGCGGGCGAGCGCAGCGCCTCGGTCTCCAGTCCGACGAAGTTGCGCAGGTGGTTGTCGACCACGGGGCGCGCGGTGTCGCGGCCCTCGCGCACCTGGTGGTACAGCTCGAAGAGCTGCGTGTGCAGCAGCGAGATCGACCAGCCGTCGAGCGCCGAGTTGTGCTGGCTGACGGTGTACCGGTACAGCTCGTCGCTGAGCACCTGCACGTGCAGGGTGACCAGGCCGCCCTCCTCCCACACGAAGCGGCGGGCCTTCTCGCGCGTCAGCCAGTCCTCGTGCCACGCCTCCTGGCCGTCCGCGTCGAGGTGGCGCAGGTCGGCGACGGTCAACGGGGTGGGCACCTCGTCGTGCACGATCTGCAGGAACTCGCTGTAGCCGGTCAGGTGGTAGGTGGTCCGCAGGATCGGGTGGCGCAGCGTCAGCAGCCGCACCGCCTCGGTGAACGCCTCCGTGTCGAAGCCGCCGGTGATCGAGTAGCTGAGCACGTCGTGGTACTGGCCGAGTCCGCCGGTGATCTCCGTCTGGAAGATCAGTCCCGCCTGGAGCATCGACAGCGGGTAGGCGTCCTCCGCGTCCTCGGGAAGCAGTGCCCGGTCGGCGTCGCCGATCAGCTCGAACGGCTGGAACGCGCCGCGCGAGGCGACGTCCTCGGCGACGGTCGCGGTCTGCTGCTCCGCCGCGATCGAGTCCGCGAGGAGCGCGATCGTCTGGTGCTTGAAGAGCTGCTGGAAGGTGAAGTCCAGGCCCGCCGCACGGGACTTGGCGAGCACCGACACGAAGTGGATGGAGTTGCCGCCCAGGGCGAAGAAGTTGTCGTGGACGCCGACCTTCTCGCGGCCCAGCACGGCCTTCCAGATCTCCGCCAGGGTCTCCTCGCGCTCGTTGCGCGGGGCGACGTGCGCGGGGGCCTGCTTGCGCAGCGCCTCGGGGCGGCGCAGGGCGGCCCGGTCCAGCTTGCCGTTCGGGGTGAGCGGCAGCTCGGCCACGGACACCACCCGGCCCGGCACCGTGTACTCGGGCAGCGCGGCCCGTACGTGGTCCTTGAGCTGTGCCTCGGTCGCCTCGCCGTCCAGGACGACGAATCCGCGCAGCGAGGTCTGCCAGCCGTCGTCCACGGCGACGACCGCGGCCTCCTGTACGGCGTCGTGGGCGCGCAGCCGCTCCTCGATCTCGCCCGGCTCCACCCGGAAGCCGCGCACCTTGACCTGGAGGTCGACCCGGCCCAGGTAGTCGAGGGTGCCGTCGGGCAGCCAGCGCGCCCGGTCGCCGGTGCGGTACAGGCGCTCCTCGCCGGTCGCTTCGCGCACCGCGTCGCCGGAGACGAACTTCTCCTCGGTCAGTTCGGGGCGGCCCAGGTAGCCCCGGGCCACGCCCACGCCCGCGACGTGGAGCTCGCCCGGCATGCCGACGGGCGTCTGGCGTCCGGCCGCGTCCAGGACGTACAGCCGGATGTTGTCGATCGGCCGGCCGATGGGCAGGCGGGCCACGGCGTCGAGGCCCTCGACGGGCTGGTGGGTGACGTCGACGGTCGCCTCGGTCGGCCCGTACAGGTTGATCAGGCATGTCTGCGGCAGGAGTTGGGCGAACCTGGCGGCCTGCGCGGTGCCCAGGGCCTCGCCGCTGGCGAAGACCTGGCGCAGTGCGCCGGGGGCCGTGCCGTCGCCGAAGCGGGCGAGGTGCCCGAGGAACATGGTGAGCATCGACGGCACGAAGTGCGTGGTGGTGACCTTGTGCCGGTCCAGGGCGGCGACGAGGGCGGCCGGGTCCTTCTCCGCGCCGGGTGCGGGCAGGGCGAGCGCCGCTCCGGTGAACGACCACCAGAACAGCTCCCACACCGATACGTCGAAGGAGATCGACGTCTTCTGGAGGATCACGTCCTCGGGGCCGATCGGGTAGGCGCGCTGCATCCAGGTGAGCCGGTTGACCGCGCTGCGGTGCTCCACCAGGACGCCCTTGGGGCGGCCGGTCGAGCCCGAGGTGTAGATGACGTAGGCGGTGTCCGTGGGGCCGGAGTCCGCCCCGGCGTCCGGTTCGGGGGCCGAGGAGTCGGCCGCGTACGACGCCTCGTCGTCCAGGTCGAGTCCGGGCGTGTCACCGAGCAGGTCGGCGAAGCGGGCCTGGTGCAGGACGAGGCGGGCGGAGCTGTCGGAGAGCAGGTAGTCGATGCGGGCCTGGGGGTACGACGGGTCGACGGGCAGGTAGGCGCCGCCTGCCTTGAGCACGGCCAGGACCGCCGTGATCATTTCCGGGGAGCGCTCGGCGACCAGGGCCACGATCGTGTCCCGGCCGACGCCCCGTTCACGCAGGGTGCGGGCCAACTGCTGCGAGCGGGCGTCGAGTTCGGCGTACGAGAGGGTCAGCTCGTCGGTGAGCAGGGCGGGCGCGTCGGGGGTCCGTGCGGCCTGTGCGGCGAACAGCCCGTGCAGGGTGGCGTCCGCGTCGAAGGGGCGTCCGGTTTCGTTGCTCGCCGCGATCACCGCCTCGTCGTCGGCGGTGTACAGGTCGATGCCCGCGAGGTCGGCGTCCGGGGCGTCCGCGGCCTTCTCCAGAAGCAGGGCGTAGTGCGCGCCGATCCGCTCGACGGAGGCGATGGTGTGGCGGGTGGTGTCGTAGGAGACGGTCACGACCAGCTCCGCGCCGTCGCGGGCGGCGGTGAGGCGGACGCCGTCGCCGGAGGTGTCCGGTGCGTCGTGGTACCCGTCGAGGGTCACCGCGACGGCGAAGGCGTCGCCGTGGCCCAGTTCGGCGGCGAGGTCGGCCACCGCGTGGTTCTGGTGGTGCTCCGCCGCGCGGACGGCGGTCGCCACCCGGCCCAGGAGTTCCTTCAGGGTGCCGCCGGCCGTGATGCGCAGCGGCAGCGGGCCGCCCGCGAACTCGGGATCGGCGCCCCGGGTCGGCTGGGACACCGTCACGTCCTGCTCACCGGTGTACCTCGCGACCAGGGCGGCGAGGACGGCGGTGAGGACGACGGAGAGCATCTCGGGCTGGTCGCGGCTGATCCGGTCGAGCCGCTGCGTGAGCGTGGTGCCGAGGCGCACGGCGTGGGTGCCGTGCTCCGGCCGCGCCGGGGAGTCCTCGGTGCGGTGCGGACGCAGGTCGGGAAGGAAGCCGGGCGTCTGGGTGAGCGAGGCCAACTGGGATCGCCAGTACGCGGCCGGGGAGGGGGCGGCGGAGCTGTTCGCCCCGGAGTCGAGCAGTGGCATCTGTTTCTCCTGCACTGAGCTGTGAGCCGTTCGGATGGAGCCGTTCGGGTGTGGCTGAGCCGCCGACGGCGAAGGCGCGCGTGAGACGTGCGCCTGCGGGCCGACGGGGTGTGCGGGTGAAGCGTGCGTGCGCGGCGTACGAGGGATCCGTACGCGTGGGATTGACGGGTGAGGGTGGAGAGGGGACGTGCACGTGTGCCGTCGAGGGGCGTGCCCGTCGGGTGTCAGAAGTCGAAGTCGAGTACCGGTTCGGGCGCGCCGGGCGTGCGGACCAGTGCGGGCAGAAGGGTGCCGAGCGTGACCGAGGGATCCTCGGCGACCGTCTCCAGCAGCCGGAGGAACTCGCGCCGCCAGGCGTCCACGGTGTCCGGGCGCAGCAGTCCGCTGGAGTACCGCCAGGCCGTCCGCAGCGATCCGGCGACCTCGTAGACCTGGAGGTCCAGGTCGAACACGGCCTGACCGGTCTGTTCCAGGCGCACCGGGACCCTGGCCCCCTGGAAGTCGACCGCGAGGTAGCGGCCGCTGTGCAGCGCGACGAACGCGTCGAACAGGGGGGTGCGGCTGTAGTCGCGTGCCGGGGCCGCCCCGGAGACCAGGTCCTCGAAGGGGAAGTCCTGGTGCGCGAAGGCCGCTTCGGCGACGTCCGCGAAGTGGCGCAGGTAGGCGGCGAAGGACAGGGCAGGCGTGGCCGCGGTGCGCAGCACGACCGTGTTCGCGAACATGCCGACCGTACGGTGCAGCCCGGGGGCGGTGCGGCCGGAGACGGGGGTGCCGACGGTGATGTCGTCGGTGCCCTTGAGCGAGGCGAGCAGGGCGCCGTACGCACCGGCGAGCACCGCGAACAGCGTCACTCCCTCATCCCGGGCCAACTGGCGCAGCCGCGCGGTGAGTTCGGGTCCTATCTCCGACTCGGTCACAGCGCCGTCGAGTTCGCGCAGGGCGGGCCTGGCGGTGTCGGTCGGCAGGTCCGCCGGATCGACGGGGGCGGCGAGGACCTGCTGCCAGTGCGGCTCCTGGGCCTCGCGCAGGGCTCTCCCGGCGGGGCCTTCGCGCCATACGGCGTAGTCCCGGTAGCGGGTGGACGCGGGCTGCGGCGCTCCTCCCGCGTAGAGCGTCGCCAGGTCCTGGAGCAGCGGCGCGAGCGAGAACCCGTCCACCACGATGTGGTGCAGGTCGAGCCGCAGGATCACCGCGGACGGCGTGCGGTGCACGTCCGCCCGCCACAGCGGCGCTCTCCCCAGGTCGAAGGGGCGGACGAACTCCCCCATGGGGTAAGGGGGTTGCTCGCTCACCCGCACCTCGACCTCGACGTGCGGCTCGATGCGCTGACGCACCTCGCCCTCCTCGACGACGAAGCGGGTGCGCAGCGTCTCGTGGTGCACGGCCAGGTCGGCCAGGGCGCGCGCGAGGCGCTGCGGATCGGTGTCGGCGGGCAGCTCCAGGCTGAGCGGCACGTTGTAGTGCACCGCCCGGCCGTCCTTGACCTGCTCGAAGTAGAGCTGGCGCTGCTGCGGGGTCAGGGGGTACGTCTCCTGCTCGGGCGCGAGCGGCAGTCGGCGGGCGGGCCCGGGTGCGGCCTGCCGCAGCAGTTCCGCGAGCCTGGCGGGGGTGCCGGCGCGCAGCACCGCGCTGACCGGGCAGTGCCGGCCGAGCCGTTCCTGCACGCCCGCCGCGATCAGGGTCGCGGTGAGCGAGTCGGCTCCGAGTTCGCGCAGGTCGTGGGCTGTGCCGATGCCGCTGATCCCGAGCGCCCGTTCGGCGATGTCGACGACCGCGCGCTCGGTCTCGTCCGAGGGCGCGAGGTAGTCGGCCCCCGCGAGCAGGTGCCCGCCGTCGGGGTCGGGCAGCCGGGCCCTGTCCACCTTGCCGCTGTGGTTGAGCGGCAGCGCGGGCAGCGGGACGAGGTACGCGGGGACCATGTGACCCGGCAGTTCGGCCGCGAGCAGGTCGCGCAGGCGGTGGGGGTCGGGCGGGCAGGGACCCGTGTAGTAGCCGCACAGGTACTTGTCGCCTCGGCCCGGCCGGGACCGGGCGACGACGACGGCCTCCGCCACGTCGGGGTGGGCGAGCATGGCCGTCTCGATCTCGGCGGGCTCGACCCGGAAGCCGCGCACCTTGACCTGGAGGTCGCGCCTGCCGAAGAACTCCAGCACCCCGTCGGGGCGCCAGCGCGCCAGGTCGCCGCTGCGGTAGAGCCGGGCTCCCTCGGGGCCGAAGGGGTCCGCGACGAAACGTTCCTGCGTCAGCTCGGGACGCCCCAGGTAGCCTCGGGCGACCCCGGCCCCGCCGAGCCACAGCTCGCCGGGCACGCCGACCGGGCAGGGGCGGCCCCGCTCGTCCAGGACGTACGCCGTGGAGTTGGTGATCGGCCGCCCGATCGGGATGCGCCCGAGGTCCGAGCGCTCCAGCCGGTGCGTCACGGAGAAGGTGGTGTTCTCCGTGGGGCCGTACCCGTTGACGAGCGTCACGCCGGGGCAGGCGTCCATCACCTTCCGGACGTGTACGGGCGACAGCGCGTCGCCGCCCACCACCAGTTCGCGCAGCGGGGCGAAGAGCGCCGCGTCCTGTTCCACCAACTGGTTGAACAGGGGCGAGGTGAGCCACAGCGTGGTGATGCGGTGCTCGGCCAACTCCCGTCCCAGACAGTGGGCGTCGAGGATCACGTCGCTGTCCACCAGGCGCAGCGAGCCGCCGTTGAGGAGGGCTCCCCACATCTCGAAGGTGTTCGCGTCGAAGGCGGTCGAGCCGGTGGGCAGCATCCTGACGTCCGGCCCGAGATCCACGTACCCGGCGCCCTTCACCAGCCGCACCACGTTGCGGTGGACGACCTCGACGCCCTTGGGCTTGCCGGTGGTGCCGGAGGTGTAGCAGACGTACGCCAGGTCGTGCGCGGCCACCGGCACCCCGGTCCCGCCGGGACGGGTGGGCCCGTCCACCGCCTCGGAGTCCGGGGTGAGGACCGTGCCGTCGAAGGGCAGGTCCACCGGCAGGTCTCCGGCCGTCACCAGAACCCGTACGGACGCGTCAGCGAGCAGCCAGGCGGCGCGTTCGGCGGGGTAGTCGGGCTCCACCGAGAGGTAGGCGCAGCCCGCCTTGAGGATGCCCAGGGCGCCGATCACGAAATCGGGGGTACGTCCGGTGCGCAGGCCCACCCGGTCGCCAGGCCGTGCACCGGAGGCGACGATACGTCCCGCCAACTCGTTGGACAGCAAGTTGAGTTGACGGTACGTCAGGTGCTTGGTGCGCCAGCTGACGGCCACGGCGTGCGGAGTGTGTTCGGCCTGTTCGGTGAACAGTCCGTGCACCGTGGCGGTGTCGGGGTAGGGGAGCCCGGTGTTGTTGAAGGCCCCGACCACCTGGTCCCGCTCGCCCTCGGCCAGCAGGTCCACGTCGCCGGTCGCCGCCTGCGGACGTTCCGTCAGGAAGGCGCTGATCAGCATGAGTTGCCGTGCCAGCCGGGCGGCGGTGTCCTCCTCGAAGAGCGCTGTGCGGTACCCGAGGAGCAGGTCGTGGCCGTCGCGGGTCACGATCAGTTCGTACGGCCCCTCGGGGGGTTCGTACGATCCGTCGGCCCCGGCGCGCGGGGCCCGCACGAACCGTACGGGTGCGCCGGCGGCAGGCTCCCGCGCCGGAGCCCGGTCCGTCCTGGCGAGCAGTTCGGCCACGGACTCGGCCGGGTCCACCGTCAGGGTCAGTGCGCCCACGCCGCCCTCGGCGGTGCCGATGTCGAGGAGCAGCCGGGACTGGCCGGTGTGACGGTGCAGCAGGATCGCGAGTGCCGCGAGAGCCGTCGGTCCGCCCGCTCCGGGAACCCGGAGGATGCCGAGGGGACCGGAGGCGGACTCCCGGGTACGCGGCCTGTCGGTGATCAGGAGTGTGGCGTCGCCCTCCGTGTCCGGCCGGGACCCGGGAACCCGCTGCTCGGGGAACCGGAGTTCCGGGAGCCGGATGTCAGGACGTGGCGCGGACGGCATCGGAGTCGGGGTCGGAGTCCCGCTGGGCGCGCTGGTCATCTGCTGCAGTCACCCCCAGCCGGAACGGGGTGTTGCGGAAGAGGAGCACGGTCAGGACGCCGGGAGCCGCCGCGAGCGCGGAGACCACCAGGATCAGGGCACTGTAGTGGCTGCCTGCCAGCAACATGCCGCCGAGCGCCGAACCGGCGGGCAGTGAGCCGGCCATCACGGTGCGCATCAGCGTCATGGCCCGGCCGCGCATCGCGTTGGGGACGCGGGTCATGCGCACCACGCCGCCCAGCACCGTCATCGGCGCGGACAGGATGCCGTTGAGCACGAGGCCGAGCAGAATCCACGGCAGTGCGGTCGGCAGCAGCAGGAACAGCACGGCACCGGACAGGAGTTGGAGCACGCCGATGCGGAGCATCTGCCGCTCGGAGGTCTGCACCGCGCCCGAGACGAGGGAGCCGATCAGCTCGCCCGCCGCCATGACGGCCAGCATCAGGCCGAGGATGCCAGGGCCGCCGCCGAACTCGAACTTCGAGAGCCAGGGCAACGCCACGATCAGCGCGCCCGCCGAGACGTTGAAGGCGCCGAAGGACAGGGTGAGCACGAGGAGGAAGCGGTCGCGCACGATGAGGCGGAACACCGGGCCCCAGCCGGGCCGGGCGTCCTTGGTGCCGGGCTCGCCCACCGGTTCGGGCCGGCCCATCGGGGCCTTGATGCGGCTGATCAGGAAGGCGAAGACCAGATAGGTCACGGCGTCCAGGATGAGCACCTGAGGTGCGCCGAAGGCGGTGATCAACGCGACGCCGAGGGCCGGGCCGACCACGTTGGCGACGCCCATCGCGGTGGCCTCCAGGCCGGAGGCCGCCTGGAGCTTGTCCTCGGGAACCAGTTCGGGCAGCACGGCGGGCGTGCCCGCCAACGGGATGATCTTGAGGAGTCCGTAGACCAGCGCCACCCCGTAGAGGTGCCAGGTCTGGAGCGCGTCCAGCATGGCGAGCAGGGGGATCAGGGCGACGACGAAACCACGGAACACCGAGTCGTAGATGAAGAGCTTGCGCCGGGAGAACCGGTCGAGAAGTGGTCCGACGACTGCCCCGCCCAGGATCACCGGGAGGGTGAGGCACACACCGAGAACGCCGAGCCCCGCGGCTCCCGCCTTCTCCAGCGTGATCCACGCGAGAGCGGCGTAGGTGGCGCCGTCCCCGAGGAGATTCAGGACGAGGGCCGACCAGAGCAATCGGTAGTCACCGATGCGCAGGATGGCCAAATATGCTTTCACGTTCCACACCGTTCAGTAGGCCGAAGATGGCAAGCAAAGCGGACGGGACGGCGTGCAGAACACGCCACATACGCTTTGGGTGTGCGAAAGAAAGGAACCTTTTTCTCAACGTGCTCGTCAGGCTCGACAGGCACGCCTGCGAGCAGCAAGAAAAAGGTCTGAATGCGATTGATCTGCGAACTCCCACGCGAATCCAGCAGCGTTGGCCGGAATCTCTCGCAGGTGCCCCCCAGGAAGTGCCCCCACCTCTCTTCTGCTGTCACCAGCGGTGACGCAGGTTTTCCGCCGCTTTTTTAACAGTTCCCCCGGGAGGCGTCAAGCACGGTTTATGAGAGGTTTCGGTTGGCTGAATCTGACCTTGAGGAAGGCCGGAGGATGAGCTTTGACCACTCTCCGTCGACGACCGGAGGCCGAACGGGGCGCAAAACCAGAGACCATAAAAGGGACAACAACTGATCTATAGCGCCAAACGGTTCACCCACTCGGGACTGATTCCGGCTCGTCACCCCTTCCCGGAAGGGGGAAAGTCAGCCTTTCACCGACCGGCGGGCCCCGTGGCGCTTTCGCCTCTCCCCTTTTGGCGAAAAGACACCACCGCACCCGCAATCACAACGGCGCGCCGGGCAATGCCACGGGGGCCGTGACAGCCACTGACTTCGGTGCCCGCCAGACGGAACGTTCGCATCAGAACGAGCACTGCACCCGACCTTCAGGAATGCGCATACAGAAACCCGGTGACCGCGCACGGCTGCCCTCCGACGGCCTTTACGATGTCGCGCCTGCGAAGGGCTGAGCACAATGAATTCCTCCGGAAGGGCCGGTTCCTTTCCGTGACGGGGGCGCACTGCCGCCCTGGCGCCGCCGCACTCCGCGAGGCGGGCGGGAGGCGGACGGAAGGCAGACGGGTGGGCGAGGACAGCGGTGGCCACCGATACCGAGAGTCACGCCCGCATGCCGGTGTGCCGTGTTCTGCGGTCAATCGATTGCAGAACGTCAGAGTCGGCCTGCCGGACGTCCGGCAGGCGGACGTCCGCCCCGGCCGAGACGGAACTCCGGGCAGGGCACCGGCAGCCGGGGCGAGACGGCGCACCACGCCCCGTCGTCGCTGTGCGTGAGAGCGCGACACCGGTGCGGCCGGACCGGAACCCCGTACGGGAAGTCCAACGGCGTTTGCGTTTCACGGATCGGTACGCGAATCGGGCAGCGTTCCGTCCGCTCGGCCCACGGTTCAAAGGCAGTTGACACGGACGGCACGGCCCCGTCTTTCGCAGTGCCCGGGGCGGGCGAACCGGGCACCACGGAGGGGGCGGCACGGCGGGCCGGAGCACGGTGGTGGCGGTACGGACGACGGGGGAGTTCGGCTCCGCCGGGGTGCGCGGAACCCCGTGCCGGACCGGCCGCCACGACCGCCGACGGGGGTGGATCGGCCACCGCTGAGGGTGGATCAGCCACCGCCGGGGGTGGATCGGCCGCCCAATTCATGCGGAGTGCATGCCCGTTCACCTGATCGGAACGTCCTTCGACGCGACGCGCGGGGCGTTGGCGGGCCATCGCGCGCCGCTCCGGGCGGGCTCGGGGAGGGGCTACACGGATCACAGGCGACGCCTCGGCGACGACCTGCCTCGCGGTGGGAGCGCTCCCCCCCTGCGTACCGCATGCCCCCGGAGTACACCGGGGCCGGCCGCAGTCCGTGGCGATGCGTACAGGAGAGCGAGGCCCGGGAAATGCGTACGCCCGGAAATCCGGCACGAGAACACAGTTCAAAGGCGGCCGGGCCACCGGTCGTCTCAACCGCCCGACGGAACCGGCATCTCACCCCTTCACTTCTCCACCATCTCCCCCTCTAATTCCTTCACTGCTTGACCACTTCATCGATACGCGTACGCGTGCCAGCCGTTAGTTCCACCCCCTGAGCGTTGAGGTGGATTCGCTTGCCGATAGCGGCGGTCGGCCCGCGCTGCGTGCCGACGTCTTCCCGGTCATCCGGCCGCTCGGCCTCATGGACGCAGCGCGAACCTCCGCCGCCCGACCGGTGGCCCGGCCTATGCCTGAGGTCGCAGGACGCCCGCGATGACGGTGGTCACCATCTTGCGGACGGCGGCGGTCTGGGGCGGGGCGCTCGTCCGGTCGGCGAACAGCAGGTGCCCGGCCCCGACGAGGGTGGGGGCGAGTGTTTCGATGTCGGTGTCACCGGCCAGACGCCCCAGCTCCCGCTCGGCGGTGAGGTACGCGGCGACCATGGCGGCGCCGTGCACGGCCAGCGGGATGCCGGTCAGACCGGCCTCGCGCAGTCGGACGCGGAGGCCGTCGCGGAAGATGATGAGCGCGACGGTTGCCACCGTGACGGGCCCGAACAGGTCCCGCAGCGCGTCGGCGAGGTTGTCCACCACGCTCCCGGTCCCGGCGGCCGCGCGCAGAGTCGTGGTGCGGTCCTCGATGCCGCGGACGCGGTCGAGGACCAGTTCCGCCAGGAAAGCGTCGAAGTCGGTGAAGTGCCGGTGCAGCACGCCCTTGGCGCAGTTCGCTTCCTCCGTGACCGCCCGGCTGGTCAACGCGTCAGGCCCGTCCCGGAGCAGGACGCGCTCGGCTGCTGCGAACAGTTGGCCGCGCACGTTGTGGATGTGCACCCCTGACGGCATGGTCTCCCCCTCCGCCCCGCCTTAACAAGTGGGCAACCGCCCATTAGAGTGGGCGCATGCCCACTTTATCGCAGGGA from Streptomyces sp. NBC_00237 carries:
- a CDS encoding helix-turn-helix domain-containing protein, producing MPSGVHIHNVRGQLFAAAERVLLRDGPDALTSRAVTEEANCAKGVLHRHFTDFDAFLAELVLDRVRGIEDRTTTLRAAAGTGSVVDNLADALRDLFGPVTVATVALIIFRDGLRVRLREAGLTGIPLAVHGAAMVAAYLTAERELGRLAGDTDIETLAPTLVGAGHLLFADRTSAPPQTAAVRKMVTTVIAGVLRPQA
- a CDS encoding MFS transporter, with protein sequence MKAYLAILRIGDYRLLWSALVLNLLGDGATYAALAWITLEKAGAAGLGVLGVCLTLPVILGGAVVGPLLDRFSRRKLFIYDSVFRGFVVALIPLLAMLDALQTWHLYGVALVYGLLKIIPLAGTPAVLPELVPEDKLQAASGLEATAMGVANVVGPALGVALITAFGAPQVLILDAVTYLVFAFLISRIKAPMGRPEPVGEPGTKDARPGWGPVFRLIVRDRFLLVLTLSFGAFNVSAGALIVALPWLSKFEFGGGPGILGLMLAVMAAGELIGSLVSGAVQTSERQMLRIGVLQLLSGAVLFLLLPTALPWILLGLVLNGILSAPMTVLGGVVRMTRVPNAMRGRAMTLMRTVMAGSLPAGSALGGMLLAGSHYSALILVVSALAAAPGVLTVLLFRNTPFRLGVTAADDQRAQRDSDPDSDAVRATS